Proteins encoded within one genomic window of Bacillus thuringiensis:
- a CDS encoding HesB/YadR/YfhF family protein gives MKISIDHKALQWFKEELRIKHGESIRFNVRYGGDSSIQPGYSLGIVAEKPDGGIVSVEKEDILFFVDVDDLWYFQNYDLVVGYHEGTEEIQFNYVK, from the coding sequence ATGAAAATTTCAATTGATCATAAAGCTCTACAATGGTTTAAAGAAGAGTTACGTATAAAGCATGGTGAATCTATACGGTTTAATGTAAGATACGGAGGAGATAGCTCGATTCAGCCTGGCTATTCTTTAGGGATTGTTGCGGAGAAACCAGATGGGGGAATCGTGTCAGTTGAGAAAGAAGACATTCTATTTTTTGTGGATGTTGATGATCTTTGGTACTTTCAAAACTATGATTTAGTTGTAGGTTATCATGAGGGAACAGAAGAAATTCAATTTAATTACGTAAAATAA
- the prpB gene encoding methylisocitrate lyase, which produces MAWVVDKQSTQEELANRFRALVEANEILQIPGAHDAMAALVAKNTGFSALYLSGAAYTASKGLPDLGIVTSTEVAERARDLVRATDLPVLVDIDTGFGGVLNVARTAVEMLEAKVAAVQIEDQQLPKKCGHLNGKKLVTTEELVQKIKAIKEVAPSLYIVARTDARGVEGLDEAIERANAYVKAGADAIFPEALQSEEEFRLFTSKVNAPLLANMTEFGKTPYYSAEEFANMGFQMVIYPVTSLRVAAKAYENVFTLIKETGSQKDALSNMQTRSELYETISYHDFEELDTGIAKTVLSEDQ; this is translated from the coding sequence ATGGCTTGGGTTGTGGATAAACAGTCAACACAAGAAGAGCTTGCGAATCGCTTCCGAGCTTTAGTAGAAGCAAATGAAATTTTACAAATTCCAGGTGCTCATGATGCAATGGCAGCTCTTGTTGCGAAAAATACAGGTTTTTCAGCTCTTTATTTATCGGGAGCTGCTTATACTGCAAGTAAAGGGCTACCAGATTTAGGAATCGTGACGTCTACTGAAGTAGCAGAGAGAGCAAGAGATTTGGTAAGAGCTACAGATTTACCAGTTCTTGTTGACATTGATACTGGATTTGGTGGTGTCCTAAACGTAGCGAGAACAGCGGTAGAAATGTTGGAAGCAAAAGTAGCAGCTGTTCAAATTGAAGATCAACAATTACCAAAAAAATGTGGACATTTAAATGGTAAGAAACTTGTTACGACAGAAGAATTAGTTCAAAAGATTAAAGCGATTAAAGAAGTTGCACCAAGCTTATATATTGTAGCGCGCACAGATGCTCGCGGCGTAGAAGGCTTGGATGAAGCGATTGAAAGAGCGAACGCCTATGTAAAAGCAGGTGCAGATGCGATATTCCCTGAAGCGCTTCAATCGGAAGAGGAGTTCCGTCTATTTACTAGTAAAGTAAATGCACCTTTACTTGCGAATATGACTGAGTTCGGGAAAACGCCGTATTATAGTGCAGAGGAATTTGCGAATATGGGCTTCCAAATGGTTATTTATCCTGTAACTTCACTTCGTGTTGCAGCGAAAGCGTATGAAAATGTGTTTACTTTAATTAAGGAAACCGGTTCTCAAAAAGATGCACTTTCAAATATGCAAACGAGAAGTGAGTTATATGAAACAATTTCATATCATGACTTTGAAGAACTAGATACTGGAATTGCAAAAACAGTATTATCAGAGGATCAATAG
- a CDS encoding NAD(P)-dependent oxidoreductase, whose amino-acid sequence MKKIGFIGLGNMGLPLSKNLVKSNYTVYGVDLNKDAEASFEKEGGIIGLSISKLAETCDVIFTSLPSPRAVEAVYFGQEGLFENSHTNVVLIDTSTVSPQLNKQLEEAAKEKKVDFLAAPVSGGVIGAENRTLTFMVGGSKEVYDKTESIMSVLGANIFHVSEQIDSGTTVKLINNLLIGFYTAGVSEALTLAKKNNMDLDKMFDILNVSYGQSRIYERNYKSFIASENYEPGFTVNLLKKDLGFAVDLAKESELHLPISEMLLNVYEEASEAGYGENDMAALYKKVSEQLISNQK is encoded by the coding sequence ATGAAAAAGATTGGTTTTATCGGTTTAGGTAACATGGGTCTTCCATTGTCTAAAAATTTAGTTAAATCTAATTACACAGTATATGGTGTGGATTTAAATAAAGATGCTGAAGCTTCCTTTGAAAAAGAAGGAGGAATTATTGGCTTATCAATCTCAAAACTAGCAGAAACATGCGATGTAATTTTTACAAGTTTACCTTCACCTCGGGCTGTTGAAGCAGTATATTTTGGACAAGAAGGATTATTTGAAAATAGTCACACGAATGTAGTTTTAATTGATACAAGTACTGTATCTCCACAGTTAAACAAACAGTTAGAGGAAGCTGCAAAGGAAAAGAAAGTAGACTTTTTAGCAGCACCTGTTAGTGGTGGGGTAATTGGAGCCGAAAATCGTACATTAACGTTTATGGTTGGTGGATCAAAAGAGGTATATGATAAAACGGAATCTATCATGAGCGTACTAGGAGCGAATATTTTCCATGTTAGTGAGCAAATTGATAGTGGTACAACTGTTAAATTAATTAATAACCTATTAATAGGTTTTTATACAGCTGGTGTGAGTGAAGCTTTAACATTAGCGAAAAAGAACAATATGGATTTGGATAAAATGTTTGATATTTTAAATGTAAGTTACGGCCAAAGTAGAATTTATGAGCGCAATTATAAAAGTTTTATTGCATCAGAAAACTACGAGCCAGGATTTACTGTGAATTTATTGAAGAAAGATTTGGGATTTGCAGTAGATTTAGCAAAAGAAAGCGAACTTCACTTACCAATAAGCGAAATGCTATTAAACGTATATGAAGAAGCAAGTGAAGCTGGGTATGGTGAAAACGATATGGCTGCTTTATATAAGAAAGTTAGTGAACAATTAATTTCTAATCAAAAATAA
- the prpD gene encoding 2-methylcitrate dehydratase gives MIKTNEIKQKDALLEEITDYVLNKEVTSAEAFSTARYVLLDTLGCGILALQYPECTKLLGPVVPGTIVPNGTRVPGTSYVLDPVKGAFNIGCMIRWLDYNDTWLAAEWGHPSDNLGGILAVADYMSRVRISEGKEPLKVREVLEMMIKAHEIQGVLALENSLNRVGLDHVLYVKVATTAVVAKMLGGTREEIFNALSHAWIDNSSLRTYRHAPNTGSRKSWAAGDATSRGVHLAMTALKGEMGYPTALSAPGWGFQDVLFNKQELKLARPLESYVMENVLFKVSYPAEFHAQTAAECAVKLHPEIKERLDEIDRITITTHESAIRIIDKEGPLNNPADRDHCLQYITAIGLLKGDIVADDYEDAVANDPRVDELRNKMVVVENKQYSLDYLDPNKRSIANAVQVHFKDGTVTESVECEYPLGHRFRRDEAIPKVVQKFTANMAGHYSNKQQEQIHEVCLNEEKLENMNVNEFVDLFLI, from the coding sequence ATGATTAAAACAAATGAAATTAAACAAAAAGATGCATTATTAGAAGAAATTACGGATTATGTATTAAATAAAGAGGTTACTAGTGCAGAAGCATTTAGTACTGCTCGCTATGTATTATTAGATACACTTGGATGCGGAATTTTAGCACTTCAATACCCAGAGTGTACGAAATTATTAGGACCAGTTGTACCAGGAACAATCGTGCCAAACGGTACACGTGTGCCAGGAACATCTTACGTACTAGATCCAGTGAAAGGTGCATTCAATATTGGATGTATGATCCGTTGGTTAGACTATAACGATACTTGGCTTGCAGCAGAATGGGGACATCCATCTGATAACTTAGGCGGAATTTTAGCAGTTGCAGATTATATGAGCCGAGTTCGTATTTCAGAAGGAAAAGAACCGTTAAAAGTACGTGAAGTATTAGAAATGATGATTAAAGCTCATGAAATTCAAGGTGTACTCGCTTTAGAAAACAGCTTAAACCGTGTTGGTCTTGACCACGTATTATATGTAAAAGTAGCAACAACTGCTGTAGTTGCGAAAATGCTTGGTGGAACACGTGAAGAAATCTTTAATGCATTATCACATGCGTGGATTGATAATTCTAGTCTTCGTACATATCGTCATGCTCCAAATACTGGATCACGTAAATCATGGGCAGCAGGTGACGCAACGAGCCGCGGTGTTCATCTTGCAATGACTGCTCTAAAAGGTGAAATGGGTTACCCTACAGCATTATCTGCACCAGGATGGGGATTCCAAGATGTGTTATTCAATAAACAAGAATTAAAATTAGCTAGACCATTAGAGTCTTATGTAATGGAAAATGTATTATTTAAAGTTTCATATCCAGCAGAATTCCATGCACAAACAGCTGCAGAATGTGCTGTGAAATTACATCCAGAAATTAAAGAAAGATTAGATGAAATTGACCGTATTACAATTACAACTCATGAATCAGCAATTCGTATTATTGATAAAGAAGGTCCATTAAATAACCCAGCTGATCGTGATCATTGCTTACAATACATTACGGCAATTGGTTTATTAAAAGGAGATATCGTTGCGGACGATTACGAGGATGCAGTAGCAAATGATCCACGTGTAGATGAATTACGTAATAAGATGGTTGTTGTTGAAAACAAACAGTACAGTTTAGATTACCTTGACCCGAACAAGCGCTCAATCGCCAATGCTGTTCAAGTTCATTTCAAGGATGGCACTGTAACAGAGAGCGTAGAATGCGAATATCCACTTGGTCACCGTTTCCGTAGAGACGAAGCGATTCCAAAAGTTGTTCAAAAATTCACTGCGAATATGGCAGGTCATTATTCTAATAAGCAACAAGAACAAATTCATGAAGTTTGTTTAAATGAAGAAAAACTAGAAAATATGAATGTAAACGAATTTGTAGATTTATTCTTAATTTAA
- a CDS encoding CoA-acylating methylmalonate-semialdehyde dehydrogenase, with product MITTEIKRVKNHINGEWVESTGTEVEAVPNPATGKIIAYVPLSPKEDVEKAVEAAKAAYETWSKVPVPNRSRQLYKYLQLLQENKEELAKIITLENGKTLTDATGEVQRGIEAVELATSAPNLMMGQALPNIASGIDGSIWRYPIGVVAGITPFNFPMMIPLWMFPLAIACGNTFVLKTSERTPLLAERLVELFYEAGFPKGVLNLVQGGKDVVNSILENKDIQAVSFVGSEPVARYVYETGTKHGKRVQALAGAKNHAIVLPDCNLEKTVQGVIGSAFASSGERCMACSVVAVVDEIADEFIDVLVAETKKLKVGDGFHEDNYVGPLIRESHKERVLGYINSGVVDGATLLVDGRKIKEEVGEGYFVGATIFDGVNQEMKIWQDEIFAPVLSIVRVKDLEEGIKLTNQSKFANGAVIYTSNGKHAQTFRDNIDAGMIGVNVNVPAPMAFFAFAGNKASFFGDLGTNGTDGVQFYTRKKVVTERWF from the coding sequence ATGATTACAACTGAAATTAAACGAGTAAAAAATCATATTAATGGTGAGTGGGTAGAATCTACTGGTACAGAAGTAGAAGCAGTTCCGAATCCGGCGACTGGAAAAATTATCGCTTACGTTCCGCTATCTCCGAAAGAAGATGTTGAAAAAGCTGTTGAAGCAGCAAAAGCAGCATACGAAACATGGTCTAAAGTACCAGTTCCAAATCGTTCAAGACAATTGTATAAATATTTACAGCTTTTACAAGAAAACAAAGAAGAGCTTGCAAAAATCATTACGCTAGAAAATGGTAAAACATTAACGGATGCAACTGGTGAAGTACAACGTGGTATTGAAGCGGTAGAACTTGCAACATCAGCACCAAATTTAATGATGGGACAAGCACTTCCGAATATTGCTAGCGGCATTGATGGTTCAATTTGGCGCTACCCAATCGGAGTTGTTGCTGGAATTACGCCATTTAACTTCCCGATGATGATTCCATTATGGATGTTCCCACTTGCAATTGCTTGTGGTAATACATTCGTATTAAAAACATCTGAAAGAACACCACTTTTAGCAGAACGACTTGTAGAGTTATTCTATGAAGCTGGTTTTCCAAAAGGGGTATTAAACTTAGTACAAGGCGGAAAAGATGTTGTAAATAGCATTTTAGAAAATAAAGATATTCAAGCTGTTTCGTTCGTTGGATCTGAGCCGGTTGCTCGTTACGTATATGAAACAGGTACGAAACACGGGAAACGTGTACAAGCGTTGGCTGGTGCGAAAAACCATGCGATTGTACTGCCAGATTGCAATCTTGAGAAAACGGTGCAAGGTGTAATTGGATCTGCATTCGCAAGTAGCGGAGAGCGCTGCATGGCATGTTCAGTAGTAGCAGTAGTTGATGAAATTGCAGATGAATTCATCGACGTACTAGTAGCAGAGACGAAGAAGTTAAAAGTTGGTGATGGTTTCCACGAAGATAATTATGTTGGACCATTAATTCGTGAATCTCATAAAGAGCGTGTATTAGGCTATATTAATAGCGGTGTAGTAGATGGAGCAACATTATTAGTAGATGGCCGCAAAATTAAGGAAGAAGTTGGAGAAGGTTACTTTGTAGGTGCGACAATCTTTGATGGCGTAAATCAAGAAATGAAAATTTGGCAAGATGAAATTTTTGCTCCAGTATTAAGCATCGTAAGAGTTAAAGATTTAGAAGAAGGTATTAAACTAACAAATCAATCTAAATTTGCAAATGGTGCGGTTATTTATACGTCAAATGGTAAACATGCACAAACTTTCCGCGATAACATTGATGCTGGTATGATTGGTGTAAACGTAAACGTTCCAGCACCAATGGCATTCTTCGCATTTGCAGGAAACAAAGCTTCATTCTTTGG
- the mmgD gene encoding citrate synthase, with protein MMKAEEKFSPGLDGIVAAETKISFLDTVKGEIVIQGYDLIELSKTKEYLDIVHLLLEEHLPNEDEKATLENKLKEEYAVPEGVFNVLKALPKETHPMDGLRTGVSALAGYDNDIENRSLEVNKSRGYKLLSKVPNIVANSYHILNNEDPIEPLKELSYSANFFYMLTGKKPTELEEKIFDRSLVLYSEHEMPNSTFTARVIASTQSDLYGALTGAVASLKGSLHGGANEAVMYMLLEAGNVEKFEELLQKKLYNKEKIMGFGHRVYMKKMDPRALMMKEALKQLCDVKGDYTLYEMCEAGEKIMEKEKGIYPNLDYYAAPVYWMLGIPIQLYTPIFFSSRTVGLCAHVIEQHANNRLFRPRVNYIGERHVLSK; from the coding sequence ATGATGAAAGCTGAAGAAAAATTTTCCCCGGGATTAGATGGTATAGTGGCAGCGGAGACGAAGATCTCGTTTCTTGACACAGTGAAAGGTGAAATTGTAATTCAAGGGTATGATTTAATCGAACTCTCAAAAACAAAAGAGTATTTAGACATTGTGCACCTTTTATTGGAAGAACATCTACCGAATGAAGATGAAAAAGCAACACTTGAAAACAAATTAAAAGAAGAATATGCGGTACCAGAAGGTGTATTCAACGTATTAAAGGCATTACCGAAAGAAACGCACCCTATGGATGGATTGCGTACAGGTGTGTCCGCATTAGCTGGTTATGATAATGATATCGAAAACCGTTCATTAGAAGTAAACAAAAGCCGTGGGTACAAGCTGTTAAGTAAAGTACCAAACATTGTAGCGAATAGCTATCATATTTTAAATAATGAAGACCCAATCGAACCTCTTAAGGAATTATCATATAGCGCGAATTTCTTCTATATGTTAACAGGTAAAAAACCAACGGAACTTGAGGAGAAGATCTTTGATCGTTCCCTTGTTTTATATAGTGAACATGAAATGCCAAATTCTACATTTACAGCGCGCGTTATTGCATCAACGCAATCCGACTTATATGGTGCTTTAACAGGTGCGGTTGCATCACTAAAAGGAAGCTTACATGGCGGTGCAAATGAAGCGGTTATGTACATGCTTTTAGAAGCTGGTAATGTTGAGAAGTTTGAAGAGTTGTTACAGAAGAAATTATATAACAAAGAAAAAATTATGGGCTTTGGACACCGTGTTTATATGAAGAAAATGGATCCAAGAGCTTTAATGATGAAGGAAGCTTTAAAGCAGTTATGTGATGTCAAAGGTGATTATACACTATATGAAATGTGTGAAGCTGGAGAAAAGATTATGGAGAAGGAAAAAGGAATTTATCCAAACCTTGATTATTATGCAGCTCCAGTATATTGGATGCTTGGTATTCCAATCCAACTTTACACACCAATCTTCTTTAGCTCTAGAACAGTAGGACTATGTGCGCACGTGATTGAGCAACATGCAAATAATCGATTGTTCCGTCCGCGTGTAAATTATATTGGCGAGCGACATGTGCTTAGTAAATAA
- a CDS encoding acyl-CoA dehydrogenase family protein, translating to MEKTKLPWDEFFSLNKDMNHAFFTPEDFSGDEDLIAKTTEQFVKQEIVPQMENIEQHNYKVSRQLFEKAGELGLLSIEVPEEYGGFELGKAVSGLVAEKMGYAGAFSVSFNIHAGVGTLPYIYYGTKEQKEKYLPKIASGEWIGAYALTEPNAGSDALSAKTSAVLNEDGTAWKLNGEKQWITNAHMADVYVVFAKTNKGMTAFIVERTCEGVSIGLEEKKMGIKGSSTATLILEDVVIPAENVLGEVGKGHHVALNILNFARLKLAFGNIGTAKQAIGLSVQYGKERKQFQTELVDFTMIQEKIANMIIATYGAESAAYRTAGVIDEAIHESDEDLMKKMSQFAIECALNKVNASETLAYIVDEAVQIHGGYGYMQEYEVERLYRDARISRIFEGTNEINRLTVAKMLMKQIEQIEDTEVEIDLANVEGNHRYILLAKKLLKQSLKTLSKTPGLKIDQEQEYSRVLSNMLTDVYVMESAFLRTSKAISKNGEEKERTKQMITDVICEEGYRKVEEAAISILSAAVIEEQDRHVILTEIRQLLVPLYTNVFTKKREIAKAIINRGKYIV from the coding sequence ATGGAGAAAACGAAGTTACCGTGGGATGAATTTTTTTCACTTAATAAAGATATGAATCATGCTTTCTTTACGCCAGAAGATTTTTCAGGAGATGAAGATTTAATTGCAAAAACGACAGAACAATTTGTTAAACAAGAAATTGTTCCACAAATGGAGAATATTGAACAACATAACTATAAAGTTTCTCGTCAATTATTTGAGAAAGCTGGAGAACTTGGATTATTAAGTATCGAGGTCCCAGAAGAATATGGCGGATTCGAATTAGGAAAGGCAGTTTCAGGACTTGTAGCAGAAAAAATGGGATACGCTGGTGCATTTAGTGTTTCATTTAATATACATGCTGGTGTAGGTACATTGCCTTACATATATTATGGAACGAAAGAACAAAAAGAAAAGTATTTGCCGAAAATTGCATCAGGAGAATGGATTGGTGCTTATGCTTTAACAGAGCCAAATGCCGGTTCTGATGCATTAAGTGCAAAAACGAGCGCAGTATTGAATGAAGATGGTACTGCTTGGAAGTTAAATGGTGAGAAGCAGTGGATTACAAATGCTCATATGGCAGATGTATACGTTGTTTTTGCGAAGACAAATAAAGGAATGACAGCTTTTATTGTCGAAAGAACATGTGAAGGTGTATCCATTGGACTAGAAGAAAAGAAAATGGGGATTAAAGGTTCTTCAACGGCAACACTTATTTTAGAAGATGTAGTAATACCTGCTGAAAATGTTTTAGGGGAAGTTGGGAAGGGGCATCACGTAGCTCTTAATATTCTTAACTTCGCTAGACTAAAGCTTGCTTTTGGAAATATTGGAACGGCAAAACAAGCAATTGGATTGTCAGTTCAATATGGAAAAGAACGAAAACAGTTCCAAACAGAATTAGTAGATTTTACGATGATTCAAGAGAAAATTGCAAATATGATTATTGCTACATATGGAGCAGAAAGTGCAGCGTATCGTACAGCAGGTGTAATTGATGAAGCAATTCATGAGAGTGATGAGGATCTTATGAAGAAAATGTCTCAATTTGCAATTGAATGTGCACTGAATAAAGTGAACGCTTCTGAAACACTTGCTTATATCGTAGATGAAGCTGTACAAATTCATGGCGGTTACGGTTATATGCAAGAGTACGAGGTAGAACGATTATATCGTGATGCAAGAATTAGTCGTATTTTTGAAGGAACGAACGAAATTAATAGATTAACAGTTGCCAAAATGTTAATGAAGCAAATCGAGCAAATAGAAGATACTGAAGTAGAAATTGATTTAGCGAATGTAGAAGGAAATCATCGTTACATTTTATTAGCGAAAAAATTGTTGAAACAATCTTTGAAAACGCTCTCTAAAACTCCAGGATTAAAAATTGATCAAGAGCAAGAATATTCACGTGTATTATCAAATATGTTAACGGACGTGTACGTCATGGAATCAGCATTTTTACGTACGAGTAAAGCAATTAGTAAAAATGGTGAAGAGAAAGAACGTACGAAACAAATGATAACTGACGTTATTTGTGAAGAAGGCTATCGCAAAGTAGAAGAAGCGGCGATTTCTATACTTTCAGCGGCTGTCATAGAAGAACAAGATAGACACGTGATTTTAACTGAAATTCGTCAATTATTAGTGCCTTTATACACGAACGTATTTACAAAAAAGAGAGAAATTGCGAAAGCTATTATAAATCGCGGAAAGTATATTGTGTAA